In Monomorium pharaonis isolate MP-MQ-018 chromosome 3, ASM1337386v2, whole genome shotgun sequence, a genomic segment contains:
- the LOC105837178 gene encoding protein lin-52 homolog isoform X1 produces the protein MATDEAVDQPDLSCIEESLMSFEKLDRASPDLWPEQTSNEVPGVHEFVAQNSPQTEPCFWAAMSQDDISHVHQLGNLSMTGLISEVKRLHDLAYQLGLEEAKEMTRGKYLNIFKHK, from the exons ATGGCCACCGACGAAGCAGTGGATCAACCAG ATTTGTCTTGCATAGAGGAGAGTCTTATGAGTTTTGAGAAATTGGATAGAGCATCTCCTGATCTATGGCCTGAACAGA CGAGCAATGAAGTTCCAGGTGTACATGAGTTTGTTGCTCAAAATTCACCGCAGACAGAACCATGTTTTTGGGCTGCGATGTCGCAGGATGACATAAGCCATGTGCATC AGCTGGGTAATTTATCAATGACCGGGCTTATCTCGGAAGTGAAAAGACTGCACGATTTAGCTTATCAGCTGGGTCTAGAAGAGGCTAAGGAAATGACACGCggcaaatatttgaatatatttaaacataaataa
- the LOC105837178 gene encoding protein lin-52 homolog isoform X3: protein MATDEAVDQPDLSCIEESLMSFEKLDRASPDLWPEQSVHEFVAQNSPQTEPCFWAAMSQDDISHVHQLGNLSMTGLISEVKRLHDLAYQLGLEEAKEMTRGKYLNIFKHK from the exons ATGGCCACCGACGAAGCAGTGGATCAACCAG ATTTGTCTTGCATAGAGGAGAGTCTTATGAGTTTTGAGAAATTGGATAGAGCATCTCCTGATCTATGGCCTGAACAGA GTGTACATGAGTTTGTTGCTCAAAATTCACCGCAGACAGAACCATGTTTTTGGGCTGCGATGTCGCAGGATGACATAAGCCATGTGCATC AGCTGGGTAATTTATCAATGACCGGGCTTATCTCGGAAGTGAAAAGACTGCACGATTTAGCTTATCAGCTGGGTCTAGAAGAGGCTAAGGAAATGACACGCggcaaatatttgaatatatttaaacataaataa
- the LOC105837178 gene encoding protein lin-52 homolog isoform X2 — MATDEAVDQPDLSCIEESLMSFEKLDRASPDLWPEQIPGVHEFVAQNSPQTEPCFWAAMSQDDISHVHQLGNLSMTGLISEVKRLHDLAYQLGLEEAKEMTRGKYLNIFKHK, encoded by the exons ATGGCCACCGACGAAGCAGTGGATCAACCAG ATTTGTCTTGCATAGAGGAGAGTCTTATGAGTTTTGAGAAATTGGATAGAGCATCTCCTGATCTATGGCCTGAACAGA TTCCAGGTGTACATGAGTTTGTTGCTCAAAATTCACCGCAGACAGAACCATGTTTTTGGGCTGCGATGTCGCAGGATGACATAAGCCATGTGCATC AGCTGGGTAATTTATCAATGACCGGGCTTATCTCGGAAGTGAAAAGACTGCACGATTTAGCTTATCAGCTGGGTCTAGAAGAGGCTAAGGAAATGACACGCggcaaatatttgaatatatttaaacataaataa
- the LOC105837179 gene encoding protein PET117 homolog, mitochondrial: MSSASKITFGICCMSSVGIISYVHYKQAYDRKQLHLGVIRDIERRERRKAENVYILQQQAELAKELRRRTTLQENDT; this comes from the exons ATGTCGAGTGCGTCTAAAATCACTTTCGGTATATGTTGCATGTCGTCCGTCGGAATAATAAGCTACGTACATTACAAACAGGCCTACGACAG GAAGCAGCTGCACCTCGGTGTGATACGTGACATTGAACGACGTGAGCGCCGAAAGGCAGAAAATGTCTACATTCTGCAGCAGCAGGCCGAATTAGCCAAGGAACTGCGTAGACGGACGACATTACAAGAAAacgacacgtaa
- the LOC105837177 gene encoding chymotrypsin-like protease CTRL-1, protein MCYCLLLLVLLPIVTSELCGYPWYQYDTCQNNSLSCPSDQKCAFIEQCSAVVSLMDQNALSAHRLRQAVCGYDRTRIKICCSIDSYAERPIYLDKNLDTYPTQLPSNFQCGKSIVQNNVDTLGSYPFIARIGFINTITGEIKYSCNGVIVNERSVLTTATCALAKSDRYKLCSVLIGEYNTESNPDCNNLFCGHNTSSHDISYVVKHPGYDAASLSSNIALLRLKKAIDFTATAQPICFIPEDRYVSLGSTCTVVGWGKLSGQKAQPLTQQSLQLELVPKQQCSDYLSQALSVELCAKGNCEPCSGYSGSPLLYKYADTYFLVGILSYGSSCDSSTIFPSAFVNVQRYTRWILENS, encoded by the exons ATGTGCTACTGCCTGTTGCTATTGGTTTTACTGCCGATCGTAACTTCGGAGTTGTGCGGGTATCCCTGGTATCAGTACGATACGTGCCAAAATAATTCTCTTTCTTGTCCCAGTGATCAGAAGTGCGCGTTCATTGAGCAATGCTCGGCGGTTGTATCCCTGATGGATCAAAACGCACTTTCTGCTCACAG ATTACGACAGGCTGTGTGCGGGTACGATCGAACACGCATAAAAATTTGCTGCAGCATCGACAGTTATGCCGAACGGCCgatatatttagataaaaatttggaCACGTATCCAACGCAATTACCTTCAAATTTTCAATGCGGAAAGAGTATTGTTCAGAACAATGTAGACACTTTAGGATCGTATCCTTTTATCGCAAGGATCGGTTTCATAA ATACAATAACGGGTGAGATCAAATACTCGTGCAATGGCGTGATTGTTAATGAGCGTTCTGTATTGACTACAGCTACATGCGCACTCGCGAAATCGGACAGATACAAATT ATGCTCTGTGCTTATTGGTGAATATAATACAGAGTCGAATCCagattgcaataatttattttgcggACACAATACCAGTAGCCACGACATATCGTATGTAGTAAAACATCCGGGCTACGACGCCGCAAGTTTATCCAGCAATATCGCCTTACTTCGCTTGAAGAAGGCTATCGATTTTACAG CCACAGCTCAACCAATCTGCTTTATACCGGAAGACAGATACGTCAGCCTAGGAAGTACATGCACTGTTGTCGGCTGGGGAAAATTATCAGGTCAAAAAG CGCAACCACTGACGCAACAGTCATTACAACTAGAACTCGTACCTAAGCAGCAGTGCTCGGACTATTTAAGCCAAGCTCTATCTGTCGAATTATGCGCCAAAGGAAACTGTGAACCTTGCTCAGGTTACAGTGGTAGTCCTCTGTTATACAAATATGCGGACACTTATTTCTTG gtTGGAATCCTATCATATGGGTCTAGTTGCGACTCAAGCACCATTTTTCCATCTGCATTTGTAAATGTTCAGAGATACACAAGGTGGATCTTAGAAAATTCATAA